In the Dolichospermum flos-aquae CCAP 1403/13F genome, CCAGCAGCCACAGCAGTGACAAACTTTTCTGGTTCAACCGCAGATACACAAATAGGTAACTTAGTCAAGCTTTTCGCCAATCTTACCAAATCCACATCAGCAGCAATATCCACAAAAGTCGCACCACCCAAATCAGCCGCTTTTACAGTTGCAGCCACACTAGCAGCATTGAAATTATTCAAACCGCTAATTACCTTTAGTACAGGATGAGCAAATGCCCGGTTGAGGTTAGGATACATAGTCATAATTTTTCTTTTGCAGCTTATTTCAGTAGGAATATTTTTACACTAAATATAGCAATATTTAATTTTGAAAAAAATTCAGTCCACTTCACTCCAGTAATTTCCTCAATTAAATAGTAGTGAAGTGTCTGTAATTATGGATACTACTGGTAGATGTGTTTTTAATGACCTGACACCAATAATTTATATTTTGCCTGTACTTGGAATCAAATAAAACTTCGACATTTACTTATCTTAAACAGCAACTTTTTCCTCAAGGGGCTTAAAAGTCTTTTTCGTCGCACCGCAAATAGGACAATTCCAATCATCAGGAATATCTGCAAACGCTGTACCTGGTGCAATTCCCGAATCAGGATCACCAGTAACCGGATCGTAAATCATACTGCATTGTCTACAAATCCATTTTTGCGTTTGCGGATCTTCACTGACAACTCTAGTGACAGCTTCTCCACCGTTTAATACTTCTAAGGCTTCAGTGTAGCGATCTGCGTGATGATTTTCAATGAATTTAAGTAATCCAAAACGATGGGCTGCGGTGCGAAATGTGTTAGCATGATCACTAGATTCTTGAGCTTGTTGGAGAAATTCTGCTGCTGCGGGATGATCTCGATCAGTTTGGGCAGCAGCAGCGAATTCAGGATACATTGTTGTATATTCATAGGTTTCACCTGCGATCGCTAAAGACAAACAACGAGAGATAATTTCCCGTTTTTGTGCATCAGTTAAAACCGCTGCGTCTTTAACTACAAGTTCTGGATGTAATAATTCAAAATGTGCAAAAGCGTGTTCAGTTTCTTGATCTGCTGTTTCTTTAAAAAGTTTCGCTAAAT is a window encoding:
- a CDS encoding rubrerythrin family protein, whose translation is MDLSNFTTLQNLESAFGGESMANRKYLFFAAVARKLGFSDLAKLFKETADQETEHAFAHFELLHPELVVKDAAVLTDAQKREIISRCLSLAIAGETYEYTTMYPEFAAAAQTDRDHPAAAEFLQQAQESSDHANTFRTAAHRFGLLKFIENHHADRYTEALEVLNGGEAVTRVVSEDPQTQKWICRQCSMIYDPVTGDPDSGIAPGTAFADIPDDWNCPICGATKKTFKPLEEKVAV